gaagattggatcttcagttgattcggttgtgtgcacccgtaagcactagcatcggtttgcagtgcacccgtaagcacttgcagagtgaagttgttggtctgatcaaccgaccgtggatgtaggaagtgttttccgaaccacgtaaaaatctctgtgttatttacagttttcagttttactttcctacttgtgctATTACCTTTGATAAAGTGAATACTGATTAATtgtaaagagaaacttaagactgacaacgtgctcaacaaaggctattacgaaacaaaagtatttccgctgcgtatgttatcagtctgactgatctatcctctgatagtcaggaagatttatagcATCTCTGTtttaacaaactcgactgaagccttacgtgtatcagttaagtttttgtgacttaactgataactcattactgaagagtctttcagtattagtcgtcaaccctgttttggtcaaaactcttttcaataagcaggtgtcatagtttgtgtgtaaagtttcgttttgatctctatcttaaGATCCTTctgattttaaaaatagcctataggtgtattctcccccccccccccaatacacctattcgagacccttcggacctaacaatttgtatatcaaagtaaacacacttttagggtgtgtttgctttttatccctgtaaatggagggataatataatgagcTATAAACTTATCGCTTAAAGTGGGGAGACTACATTTGTTATATCTTATTTGGTCTGAATGATAATATATCTATCCACTCCTTATAAGGTGGTACAAAATTATACCACCCtctcttaggtataaaattatgcatttctcaatggataAGGGGCCGgccgaaaaattatacaatctgccccaatttttttatacatcaaagcaaacgaaGTATATATAAGGTGGTAAATGTAGCTTATCCCTCCCTTATACTTCAAAGCAAACACAGTCTAAAgagatactccctccatccattaaaatatgacataatttgtcattttcgttcGTCCAGGAAAATAtgtcataattatttttaacaatgatttgattaatttgtgggtctctttctcaattcactaatttaattttttttttcacttttcttaGTGTCTTCACTCACTAAATAAACAACACaagttttcttaaaatctgtgccatCATTCCTTAGATTATACTCTATCCATCCCCAAAAAATAGtctctttttgttattttgggatagcttaggggcgatggttaggccggagctcctgAAGCTTTTCCACTTTTCGTCGCCGTTTTTTGGTCTTGCGGCTTTTTTTTGCTGTTTTTtctttagacgagtactctttttccttgctAAGGTTTTTCCTATTGGGTTTTCTTTTGCAAGGTTTTAATGGGGCTCGGCTCTTAGTCTGctctcttgtgctttcaaggatttttttaggctttcttttctctttttaataaataaattactccctctatccaccaattcatgtcctacTTTCTTTTTAGGTCCGTCTACCAATTCATGtcctatccatttttagtaactatttatatattttttaattggtgggttccaataaacaatatactttttctccactcGACTAATAAACActactacattttttttccactcaactaatatACACTTCGTGGGTCCTTTTATCCAcccaactaataaacaatacactttttcttaaaactcgtgtttccTCCCCTAgatcatgaattagtggacggagggactagtatttacactacaagaaaacacgctTATAACGTTCGAAATTAATGATCGAAATTTATGACCGTTTcacgaccgattttttttttaattttttttaacgaccgaaaattcggtcattaattatttttttaatattttaatattttatttttttaacgacTGAATTTTCAGTCgctaaaatttttatatatatttttttattttttaatgaccgaaatttcgatcgttagtatttattattacttttattttttttaatataatttttttaaaaaattttctttaaagaccgaatttttcgatcgttaatattattttttaaatttttacttttttaatttttaacaatttttttattttttaaatatcgaATTTTTTGGTCGTTAAAGTTAGTGTCATTAATTTACTAAGTAGTATTCAATTGTGATTCTAAAAATTATTTTGGAGAAATGTTCCAATCCCTAAAATAATAGGACGATCATATCATGTTGTTgtagagattaattaatttgattcattttaCCTTTCTAATAGTAAATCAATTCTAAGAAAAcactaataaatttattaatttcatttataatgaccaattaatgaaaaattgatcaaaaattatttttctctgTTGTGCACGAAATTAGGGTGCATGGGGGTACACGAACACTCAGGGTACACAGTTCGAATTTCGtgcaattgaaataaatgtaTGATCCATACAATATATGacctataatattaaattacttATTCTAGTAACAACAAATCAACCAAAAAACTAGGTTTGAGACATAAAATTGCATTTGTGTATAGTGTCATGTacaaaaaaatatgcaattttttaaatttaatttacgTAACTTAACCAAAATAAGATTGGATCTTCCAAAATCAAAGACATTCTGAAACTCTAGCTTCCGATATAAAATCAATTATCCTCTACAGCGTATGAAATTAGGGTACATGAATCCTTAAGATACATAATTAAAGTTTTGTGCAGTTTCATGCATAGTTTTTGTGAATTTTCGTGTACTGTTTTTACTCGAAAATGTCAAATTGGGCATTTTAGTAACAACAAAACAACTAAAAAATTGTGTTTGTGGCATAAAAATGCATTCATGTACAGACCGTGTAATGTCATGTATTCACGAACATTTGATTTAAGAATTTCGTGTCCTGCTGTAACTGAAATAAATGTATGATTCGTATAATATTCGGCCTGAAAtatttaattacgcattctagTAACAACAAATCAACCAAAAAGTTAGGTTTTGGACATAAAAACGCAATCATGTACAGTTATGTGCATAATTTCGTGTACTAAAAAACatgcatttattttaattttatttacgtACCAAAATGAAGCCAAATCTTCCAGaataaaagatatatatatatatatttttgagaACCAGAACAAAAGATATTATGTAACTCCCcatatttttttcgaaatttcCCCCATtcaaaatactactccctccgtccgccaagattatgtcactttccttttatggcaatggtcccaccatgctctttaatattttatccttactaacactctttatttacaaaaaaaccactcaaaattcaatctcaaccactcatctcataaagtggtgggaccatttctccactacatcaaaatcatcactaattttattaaatcacgtgcccaagcaaattgccataatcttggcggacggagggagtacatatttttaaagggttattagcctgtaaatacatgaactttttatattttctgaaatttaacatgacttttatttttagcccacaaatacacgaacttatcattttttctgattttttacatcgacatgaaaaaactctatttattgttgaggtggaggccggaatacatgacgtggactacgaaatatgcacttgaatagaataatttgattcattattttgatttgagagtgaatgacatggtatCCCGACCTTcacgttaatagtaaattagaatttttttcatgtcgatgtcaaaaatcagaaaaaatgctaagttcgtgtatttgtgggctaaaaataaaagtcatgttaaatttcagaaaatataaaaagttcatgtatttacaggctaataaccctttTTTAAAATGTCAAATTACAAATGAATGTGTAcatattttaattctaattattaaacctaattttaattaattcttacCAACCAATctgtagaaaaataaatataaagtaacaatttagtgaaaaaaaatcgGAAAAAAAGAAGTTTCTattaaatggaaaaaaaatcggaaaaaataaataaaatatatacaaccaaaataaaatgaaagttAATGctattaaatagaaaaaatggggaaaagaaaaaaaaatctatttattCCAACTGTtttaattaagggttaattgtccataaaatactgaactttcttccaattctgattttgcacacaaactttgaaatgtagcgtgaaaattactaaactttagattttatctgattttgctactaatccaaattatGGCCAAATACCAAACTAGTATGACGTGCAAATATTTGACATGACGTATCtattgttaatttcttattaataaaaaaaggaacacaaagcaaatagcccaaattgtcaataacttaatatatctatcaaatcaaataatagtatttttattttaattttcaagtttaaatcaattttttctagTTCACTATTACACAATTGATTGctccaatatataaaatagaagtcattcaaatagtataaatatatatagtttataaaaaaaattaatcttcagataatgaaaatttaataaacttgattacttagataaataatttttttatatattaagttattgataattaaaatgttctttGGTTGACGCACCTAAATTCGAAGAATCCCCTTACTATTAtcgaatttattcaattaattgattcaactaaaaaaatactattatttgatttgatatattaaattattgacaatttgagttgtttgctttgtgttctttttttattgataagaaattaaataaaaaatactccctccgtccaccaaaaatatgccacaatttcctttttcgtccgtccacaaaaaatatgccacttccatttttagtagtagggtccacacaactccactcacatttaaagtgggacccttactccactaccaactttactcacattttcttaaaacccgtgccgaaagcaaagtggcatgtttttcgtggacggagggagtattattttgtcAATTAATTGTCACGCAATAATAAATACGTCACGTCAAAATTGGCACACCATTGCTATTTGgccggaatttggattagtagcaaaatcagataaaatcaaaagtttattaattatcacgccacagttcaaagtttgtgtgcaaaaccaaaattgaatgaaagttcagtattttatgagcaattaaccatttaattaattgatactCTCAGCATTGCTTATGCGGTTATGCCTTATTATTGGTTCATTTTGTTATGAAATTGGCATGGGTTTGATTGAGAAATAAGAATCAAACAAACCATTAATGTCATTCAAAGGTAAAAGCccaaagataaaaaataataaaataaataaataaataaaggctTTAAGTAATTGTAAAgtacagaaaaaaaaatagaataaaatttacttttcattttattttaatacttcatctgtctcacaaaaaaatatatatttctatttttatatattatccCACCATAATCTTTCTACTTTTTATCTCTACTTTTCATAAAGCTATGAAACCTCTTTTCTactcacaatatatttttatctaatattttttaaaatttgtgtgaCTTCTAAATGTTCATGTTCTTGTTAGAGGAAGGGAGTATTACGTACATTATTTTATGTCAACATCATACGGTTAAATTTAGTACTCCCTacgtcccaccgaaagtggtaCACTTCGTTTGAGCACggaatttaaggagaataagattgtagtgtaaagtgTGTAAATGTATCTGGGGCCACATTATTTGTAGTgcaaaattattaccaaaaaaggaaatgcaccactttcggtgggacgaagggagtatatcttTTCATTTGAAAATGGCTATTTTTACTATagaattatatatagatatgacTATATAAGTTTTATAGTAGTTATATTTTTGGCTACTCAATTATATTTACATTAAGGAAATACAACCAATCAAAACGATTACATTCTCCATAGCAAAACACTTTTACGTGAAAAACAAGCGTGGAGTGAGAAGTTGTACAATTATCCCGTGCAAGTAAGAAACCACCGATTTGTGGCGTAGTCTTGTTGGAGTAGTACATAAGATGTTGGCAACATGATATCACCATTTCCGAAAACTTATTGAATAGCCAATAGGGTGAACAAATTCAGATATTTAATGGTTTCCTTTTTCTCAGTAATCTTCTACTGTTAGCCTCCGAGAGGATGACCATCTGTGGCAATGTCTCTGACACAGCATCTCATACCTAGTAAACAAGGAGATCGATTAAGCGTAAGCATAAGGGAACATGTCAAATAGTCTCCATATCAGGAACACATAAGCAACTAATAATTCCATCTTTTAAGAATATAAACACGTACACCTGCGGAATAATAATGTCCTTAAACAGTGGAGCTGAACCCAAGCATCAAGAACAACGCATTTTGCTTGTCTAGCTCCATCATTACTTCACTTCCACcattctcttttttctctccTATATGGATAATGGATCTCCTTGACAAAAAAGAACATCATACATAGAAAAAGGAGGTTAAGGGGCTGCATGCCCTTCTCAGATCCCCATGCAAAGAAGCCATGAAAAAAAGTTCCTTGCATGCCGGATCTTATTTTATAATCAGAACAAGTTGGGATTTGCAATGGGAATAGTTGTCGGGAATAAGAAAACAAGTTCCTCATCCCTCGAAATATTTTactttcttaatttattttaaattccatTATATCGTAAAAATatttctcttttaaaatgagAGGCACAAATGATGGAGTCATTATAGATAACCCGATAACAAGGCTTGCTTGATTCAAAGTAAAGTCAGACCTAATAATacgattttaattttattgtgtCTGCATCAGCAAACGAGAGACAAGATTTTGACTGGTCTTATagaaaaaatagagagagattGGCGGAAAATGTGGGTCTACGGGTTGACCGTGATAATCATAGCTCGAACAACATCCTTGAGAAAGGCGCCGACGGCCGCTACCTCTGCAAGTCCCCTCTCATCCCCTTTACACCGCAGCATCGGCGGGAAAAACAGCCAGAGCCCCGTAACCAACACGAATGAAGCGGTCAGCACCGTCCCCACCGCCCAAGGCAACCGCCACCGGCCGTTGACCGCCTTCTTCACAACAATCTCCGCCGCCAAACACGAGCCGTGCAGCAGGAAGAAACAAGTGATCTCCCACGTGGGCTTCACGCGCCCGAAATAGTAGAATATCAGCTCGTGCATAAATCCCGATACAGCGAAGGCCGACATGACAGCTGGCAGCGGGGCCCACTTCCTCCCCACGATCCCCGCCGACCACCCCAGCACGGGGAGGTATACCGCGGGCCGCAGTATACGCGTTACCATGAGGTTCCACCGCCGCCCCCAGAAATCCTGCAGCGACGTCGACAGGTACGGCTCGTTGAACTGCGGCTCCAGCTCCGCGCCGAGCAATCCGcgcgccgtcgccgccgcggTCGCCAGTATCAGCTCCAAGGACAGATACACATGGAAACTGTACAGCACCATTATTACATAGGGATGGATGTGATCTTCGTAATCGTATATCTTAAGCAGTAAACCAAACAAAACTCCCTTAACACCGTAATTTAACAGTGATTTGGGGCCTTTTCCGGAGTCCTTTTTCTTTGCGTCGTCTTGACGGAGTTTGATCGGAAGACAAGCAACAGCAAGAAATcttagaagagagagagagggagtggaGAGAGGGCCTTGGTGGAAGGCGAGCAAGAGGAGTTTGAAGGTGGCGAGCCAGGCGAGGAAGAAGGCGGTGGTGCCCACTAGGTGCATGGAGTGGAGCTGGAGAGGGAGGACGAGGAGGAGGCACACCACTGGGAGGAAGGCGGCGAGTCTGGCGGCGGCGCTCCGGAACATCTTGGCGGCGATGTAACAGTAGGTTAGAGAGAGATAAGCCGACAGCCATACCTTGACGAAACTGGTGATTTCTCCTTCCATCCAATATTTTAACACCTTCTTCAACTCTCCCTCCATCTCCATttgatttttttggttgtgtgGATCAAAAACGTGCAATCTTATTTCTAGGATTTGAAAAGGAATAGTTTTATATAATATGCATCCCATGCCAACCGCATGATGACATGTGAACATCCGACTTGTGAGGAAGGTgttgaaatatatttttctatGGGGCGTTTACTCTTTAGTCTTTATGCATGTTTGATAAGATGCAtgcttgagtatttttatattgAAGAGTAGGATTTCTCAAATCTCACTATTTTCATGGGATgagaatcaaacaaaattaactTGAATGATAGATTTAATCAAAggccttgagatatctcaaaaagttttaattcatcatagtaaacaagggattaaccttattatttttatctatcaagattaatatttcaaaataaacaCACCCTTATAGTTTAATTTATTGTTGCTTTTAGTTGTATACATTTTTTATTCGATTTACgggaaaaatatattttacgtACTAGTACTAAAATTATGGTAGGTTTGTAATTTGattttgccttttttttttcctttttctatttttaatcgGGACTTTTGAGAAAGTTatattttgtactccctccgtcccacgaatcttgacacgttttcctttttgggtcgtcccccaagtcttgacacgtttcctttttgggtaataattattacattctctctcctactttatcacctttattatattatctctcctactttatcacttttattacattctctctcctactttatcaattttatactttattaattacacacttaaaatactaatctacaactccttaattcccgtgtcgaacccaaacgtgtcaagattcgcgggacggagggagtaacaaacTTTTGTTTATGCTAAAATTTGTGTCATACATAAatcagtaatttttttttgttggataaacaaatatttaaagaatcGTTAGTCTTATTTTTGTTGTTTGGTTGGTTCAtatacatatactttattttacaAGAAGAAATTTACATGTGATAGTTTAGAAGTTATAATCGCATTATACTCTCTCAATCTATAAgcatattaatttaatcatattttagAGTTTTTCCCGTAGGGTTTTCTCTTAAAAGAGATTTTGATGAGATTTGACCCTTAATTTGTGTTCATGTGCTTTCAATGGTTGCTtggatttttttctttttttctttttttctttcttttctttataaaacgtaatttaataataattcgATCATGCGTGCCTAGGTTCCATTTTTATTAGAGCCAAATGTCCAAAGTGGTaactaattattttatgttgcaGAGATCATAACACAAGAAAATTTTGCAAATATTTAGAAGGCGAAAATTTTCCCCCTTTAATCTATTGGGTTGATGCAGCTCCCCCACTATTTAATACTGTATACACATGTATACTAGCTGTAAAACACCTATATACTTCCATGGGGAAACTTGTAAGAAAAAGCACTCGTATATATTTTACTTAAACTAGTTGATAATTTTTTCAAGATAACTATGATTTTATCATTAGCATTggaataatataatttaaaatgtcatGTCATACTAGTTTGCAGATACAATAAGAGGTGTACATAGGTTGGCATTATGAAATACAACCAATCAAAACGATTACATTCTCCATATCAAAACTCTTACAATTATCCCCTGCAACTACCAAACCATCGATTTCTGGTGTAGTTAGTCTTGTTGGAGGCATATCACAACATCAAGATGCCACCATCTCCGAAGCTTCAATAGCCAATAAGGTGAACAAATTCGAAACCAGATACACCATAATACGGCTTCATGCCGATGACAAAATTCAGATATTTAATGATTTCCTTTTTCTCAGTATCTCTAATAATCTTCTACTGCTGCTGCTCATATATCTGCATGTACGCCTCCGAGAGGGCGACCATCTGTGGCAATGTCTCTGACACATGGAGGTCCTGCATCTCATACCTAGTAAACAAGGAGATCGATTAAGCGCAAGCATAAGGGGATACATCTGACTCTCAACTCTAAACTATATTACACCCCAAAAGCCATTCAACTATATACCATAGTTCTTCTGACTTTCGCTGCACAAATACTCTATATGATCCTCCACCTGGTTTACCGTCGTGAACAATATTTGCAATCAAGTCGTACTTCGATCGCAATTTCTCATTATCCTTCGGCGCAGGAAGGGGAATGTAATCTTTCAGTTCCAGATTCTTCACAGGGAAATTAACTGCGCCAAAAAATAGTCCAGATAAAGAAACAAAGTCAAGCAACTAATAGGACATAGTGTTTCAAAGCAAAAAACAACAAACATCTATTTGTAGCTACCTAAGCAGTAATACGCAATTTGGTAACTGTCAGTTACGTGTCGGTCAATATCTAATATCTGCAATCCTATATGTGCCATGGCACAGTGAAATTCCatttatacacacacatatatttatAGTACATTCAATTAGGTAACTTCTACACGAGATAGATGTACATCAGAGAATCAAAATGCATGTCCTGTCTACACACTAGAGAGAGAACTCTGCAATTGATCCAGCAATAGCTACTCGACAACAGGTAATAATTACTTACCCAGTGTAGGATTTTTCTCAACAAAAAAGTTGTTTCTTGTAAACCGAAGCATGTGAAGAATAAGATACTGCGGCAATTTCGTCACACGATATCTCATCCTTGCTGTATCAGGCCGAACCACTTCAGTCACAGTTTCACCATCAAACTTCTTGAGTATGTTGAAAAGTGGAACCTAGACATATTCATAAATTCAAGGAAGAggatatatcaaattaatgtcCAATAAGACAGTCATGCAGAGTGGTATTTCCCTTAACTTGCCACATTGATTTTAATGTTGCTCAATCCAGAATATGACCAAATATGAAAAGCTAACACCTAGTATAATCCTTATGCTCACCAAAAACTAAAGGCAGCAGCATTCGGACCCCAAAAACTAGTGATCATTGTGAAGGAAACAGCAAGCAATTTCATTAATCGACAATCTAAAAGGAAAAATATCATATGTCTAGCCTTTTTCTGAGGATACTGAAACgattaaaaaaatgaagaaaatattgTGTGTGAGTGTTGGCCTAATGGTAGAGTtattaatgcctaaggccaaaagTCTCAAATTCAAGTCTCCTAAAATATTTGTTTCCCCTaccaaaaaaattgaagaaaatgttATCCTAGCATATAAATTCCTAGCTATCCATCCAAAACTTGAACATGTCAAATAGTCTCCATATCGGGAACAAGTATTTAAATCAACAAGTTTGTTAAGGAACAACTAGTAAATTCCAAGTTTTAAGAATATAAACACACCTGCGGAATAATGTTCTTCTCCATAATGTCCTTAAACAGTGGAGGTGGTGGCAAGTCCAACCCAAGCATTAAGAACGGCATTTTGCTTGTCTCCATGATTACTTCACTTCCACCATCATCTCCATTCTCCCcattctcttttttctctccTATATGCTTGCTATGGATCTCCTTGACAACCTCCAGCTCACCCTATAGAGACACACATGCACAAAAGATTTAGTGAGAGAACAACAAGAGAAAAAAGAACATATACATAGAAAGAGGGGGAGGGGAGACCTGAAAGCACTGGTGAATGATGCTGCTGCCCTTTTTAGATCTTCTCAGATCCCGATGCAACGTTTGAAGAAGCCATGAAATAAATCTAACAGGATCTGATTGAGCACCTATTCGGTATGTTTTCCCACTAGCCTTCATAACTGCCTGGAGAAATTCATGCGGACTGACCTGAAAAACCTTTCAGCATCAGAATATAAAGGTCAAGAACCAATGAAGAACTTATAATTAGATTTAAGATTCAACCTGTCCTTTAAAGTTCCTTG
The genomic region above belongs to Salvia miltiorrhiza cultivar Shanhuang (shh) chromosome 5, IMPLAD_Smil_shh, whole genome shotgun sequence and contains:
- the LOC130985871 gene encoding acyl-CoA--sterol O-acyltransferase 1-like, whose protein sequence is MFTCHHAVGMGCILYKTIPFQILEIRLHVFDPHNQKNQMEMEGELKKVLKYWMEGEITSFVKVWLSAYLSLTYCYIAAKMFRSAAARLAAFLPVVCLLLVLPLQLHSMHLVGTTAFFLAWLATFKLLLLAFHQGPLSTPSLSLLRFLAVACLPIKLRQDDAKKKDSGKGPKSLLNYGVKGVLFGLLLKIYDYEDHIHPYVIMVLYSFHVYLSLELILATAAATARGLLGAELEPQFNEPYLSTSLQDFWGRRWNLMVTRILRPAVYLPVLGWSAGIVGRKWAPLPAVMSAFAVSGFMHELIFYYFGRVKPTWEITCFFLLHGSCLAAEIVVKKAVNGRWRLPWAVGTVLTASFVLVTGLWLFFPPMLRCKGDERGLAEVAAVGAFLKDVVRAMIITVNP
- the LOC130985870 gene encoding uncharacterized protein LOC130985870 isoform X2; protein product: MVLIIFPEWFLIEPFLWVGLNNIKETDFVNVTIQSLMRVTPLRNFFLIPENYSHCKSQLVLRFGELTRKIWHARNFKGQVSPHEFLQAVMKASGKTYRIGAQSDPVRFISWLLQTLHRDLRRSKKGSSIIHQCFQGELEVVKEIHSKHIGEKKENGENGDDGGSEVIMETSKMPFLMLGLDLPPPPLFKDIMEKNIIPQVPLFNILKKFDGETVTEVVRPDTARMRYRVTKLPQYLILHMLRFTRNNFFVEKNPTLVNFPVKNLELKDYIPLPAPKDNEKLRSKYDLIANIVHDGKPGGGSYRVFVQRKSEELWYEMQDLHVSETLPQMVALSEAYMQIYEQQQ